A stretch of the Trichocoleus sp. FACHB-46 genome encodes the following:
- a CDS encoding sugar kinase, with product MAQRGLFVGMVTLDMVYLAAAPPTNNQKLVASDYTVSAGGPATNAAVAFSALNNQATILGVVGSHPITNLIRADLDSCGVAIADLDPDRTEPPPVSSIITTESTGERAVVSINASKIQMAPDRIPVDILRDVNVVLIDGHQMAVGVAIAQQAKAQNIPVVVDGGSWKPGFEQVLALTDYAICSANFHPPDCPNSAAVFAALINLGIRHIAITKGDQPIQFYDDGEMGAIAPPQVEAVDTLGAGDIFHGAFCHFVLQTNFREALVAAAKVAAQSCTGFGTRHWLH from the coding sequence ATGGCTCAACGGGGATTGTTTGTGGGCATGGTGACTTTGGATATGGTGTATCTGGCTGCGGCACCACCAACCAACAATCAAAAATTGGTGGCATCAGACTACACGGTATCTGCTGGAGGGCCAGCGACTAACGCTGCAGTGGCTTTTAGCGCTTTGAACAATCAAGCCACGATTCTGGGAGTGGTCGGTAGCCACCCGATTACCAACCTGATTCGAGCTGATTTAGATAGTTGTGGAGTAGCGATCGCTGACCTTGACCCCGACCGTACCGAACCACCCCCGGTCTCCTCAATCATCACGACGGAATCGACAGGTGAACGAGCGGTAGTGTCGATCAATGCCAGCAAAATCCAGATGGCACCCGATCGGATTCCGGTCGATATTTTGCGAGATGTGAATGTAGTGCTGATTGATGGGCATCAGATGGCAGTCGGAGTGGCGATCGCTCAACAAGCCAAAGCGCAAAATATTCCAGTTGTAGTGGATGGTGGCAGTTGGAAGCCAGGATTTGAGCAGGTGTTGGCACTCACAGACTACGCAATCTGTTCAGCGAACTTTCATCCTCCCGATTGCCCTAACTCAGCCGCCGTTTTTGCTGCTCTCATAAACTTAGGAATTCGACATATTGCGATTACCAAAGGCGACCAGCCAATCCAGTTCTATGACGATGGTGAAATGGGTGCGATCGCGCCTCCTCAAGTCGAGGCCGTAGATACGTTAGGAGCTGGAGATATTTTTCACGGTGCGTTCTGCCACTTTGTTCTACAAACCAATTTCAGGGAAGCGTTAGTGGCCGCTGCTAAGGTTGCAGCTCAATCGTGTACAGGGTTTGGAACTCGTCATTGGTTACACTGA
- a CDS encoding fasciclin domain-containing protein produces MTKLKSISSLKKIASFLGVTAASALIGLPALAQVNPNPSIFNEPPYNRARGAQASPPTSTTPTAPVAPATSEAPTEASSGTTITAVAASNDSFKILTAALQAADLTSTLSGEGPFTVFAPTDAAFAKLPAGTLEALLKPENKETLVKILTYHVVPGEVTSSQLKSGEVTTVEGSPVTVNVDGGGVMVNKATVVQPDIQASNGVIHVVDTVILPPTL; encoded by the coding sequence ATGACTAAGTTAAAATCCATCAGTTCATTGAAAAAAATCGCTAGCTTCCTTGGAGTTACAGCTGCTAGCGCTCTGATTGGTTTGCCAGCTTTGGCCCAAGTGAATCCCAACCCCAGCATCTTTAACGAGCCTCCTTACAACCGCGCCCGTGGTGCTCAAGCCTCTCCACCGACCTCCACTACACCTACGGCACCTGTTGCCCCTGCCACCTCAGAAGCCCCGACAGAAGCCTCTTCTGGCACCACGATTACCGCAGTTGCCGCTTCTAACGATTCTTTCAAAATTCTCACCGCTGCTTTGCAAGCTGCGGATTTAACGAGCACACTCTCTGGTGAAGGGCCTTTCACCGTTTTTGCTCCAACAGATGCTGCCTTTGCAAAATTGCCTGCTGGAACCTTGGAAGCGTTGCTGAAGCCAGAAAATAAAGAGACTTTAGTGAAAATCCTGACCTATCATGTTGTTCCTGGTGAAGTGACTTCCAGCCAACTCAAATCTGGCGAAGTTACAACTGTGGAAGGCAGCCCTGTGACAGTGAATGTAGATGGCGGAGGAGTCATGGTCAACAAGGCCACTGTGGTTCAGCCCGATATTCAGGCTAGCAACGGCGTTATTCACGTGGTGGATACAGTCATTCTGCCCCCGACCCTATAA
- a CDS encoding tetratricopeptide repeat protein, whose product MPNPSPQSMILSLCMIVKNEEATLPSCLKSVQGVVDEMIVLDTGSSDRTPEIAKSFGAKVHFFEWSNDFSAARNESLKYVQGDWILVLDADERLAPGIVPALRQTIGSEQPYLLISLVRQEIGAEQSPYSLVSRLFRNHPDISFVRPYHAMVDESVSLIQSMEPHWQVGYLPEVAILHEGYQAGAIAGRDKFTKARTAMEGFLKHHPSDPYVCSKLGALYVQMNEVPQGIELLKRGLTSKAADASVLYELHYHLGIAYSRLQQWAKAEQHYQLALQQSIMPKLKLGAYNNLGNLLKAKGDLVGAKGVYETTLKIDSTFAPGYYNLGMTFKALGDLSHAIAAYREALFLQPNYADAHQNLGVALWKLGQVQESLTAFRQAIALHQQNNNPLEAQRLRQGLKEMGFEL is encoded by the coding sequence GTGCCTAACCCTTCCCCTCAATCTATGATTCTGAGCCTCTGCATGATCGTGAAAAATGAGGAAGCAACTTTGCCGAGCTGCTTAAAGAGTGTGCAAGGTGTCGTTGATGAAATGATTGTGCTAGATACAGGCTCCAGCGATCGCACCCCAGAGATCGCTAAAAGCTTTGGGGCCAAGGTACATTTTTTTGAGTGGAGCAATGACTTTTCAGCGGCTCGGAATGAATCCCTGAAGTATGTGCAGGGCGATTGGATTTTAGTGTTAGATGCTGATGAGCGTTTAGCGCCTGGTATTGTGCCCGCTCTGCGACAAACCATTGGCAGTGAGCAACCTTATTTATTGATCAGCTTGGTACGGCAAGAAATTGGCGCGGAACAATCTCCTTATTCGCTGGTCTCTCGTCTCTTTCGCAACCATCCTGACATTAGTTTTGTGCGGCCCTACCACGCGATGGTAGACGAAAGCGTATCCCTGATTCAAAGCATGGAACCGCATTGGCAAGTGGGCTATCTGCCAGAGGTAGCGATTCTACACGAAGGATATCAGGCAGGGGCGATCGCGGGACGAGACAAATTCACCAAAGCTCGCACAGCAATGGAAGGTTTTCTCAAACATCATCCTAGCGACCCTTATGTGTGCAGCAAATTAGGGGCGCTATATGTGCAAATGAATGAAGTGCCCCAAGGCATTGAGTTGCTAAAGCGGGGTTTAACCTCCAAAGCAGCCGATGCTTCTGTGTTGTATGAGTTGCATTATCACTTAGGCATTGCTTACAGTCGCCTGCAACAATGGGCAAAAGCCGAGCAGCACTACCAACTGGCTTTGCAGCAATCAATTATGCCGAAGCTAAAACTCGGTGCCTACAACAATTTGGGCAACCTCCTGAAGGCAAAAGGAGATCTGGTGGGAGCCAAAGGAGTCTATGAGACAACTCTCAAAATTGACTCTACGTTTGCACCGGGTTATTACAACTTAGGCATGACTTTCAAAGCTCTAGGAGATCTGTCCCACGCGATCGCCGCTTATCGAGAAGCTCTGTTTCTGCAACCCAACTACGCCGATGCTCATCAAAATTTAGGCGTGGCCTTATGGAAATTGGGTCAGGTGCAGGAAAGCTTAACCGCCTTTCGGCAAGCGATCGCCCTGCATCAGCAAAACAACAATCCTCTCGAAGCGCAAAGATTGCGTCAAGGGTTGAAGGAGATGGGTTTTGAGCTGTAA
- the ylqF gene encoding ribosome biogenesis GTPase YlqF gives MTTPAIQWYPGHIAKAEKALLSQLKLVDVVLEVRDARIPLSTHHPQVPHWIGTKARVLVLNRMDMIPTLMRNRWTEWFQTQGEEALFTDAQHGKGIEAIAQAAQNAGAQMNQRRHDRGMLPRPVRAVVLGFPNVGKSALINRLLKRRVVESARRAGVTRQLRWVRISDQIELLDAPGVLPSKLNDQEAAFKLAICDDIGEAAYDNQRVTSTLIDLIKGLQATTPDAISGNPLRSRYELDPAEFTGESYLHALAEQKYQNDVERTARQILNDFRKGILGSIALELPPN, from the coding sequence ATGACAACTCCTGCCATCCAGTGGTATCCCGGTCACATTGCCAAGGCCGAGAAAGCGCTGCTGAGCCAACTTAAGCTGGTCGATGTAGTGCTCGAAGTGCGGGATGCTCGCATTCCCCTCAGTACGCATCACCCACAAGTGCCGCACTGGATTGGCACCAAGGCGAGAGTGTTGGTGTTGAATCGGATGGATATGATTCCAACCCTGATGCGCAATCGCTGGACGGAGTGGTTCCAAACGCAAGGGGAAGAAGCCCTGTTTACCGATGCCCAACATGGCAAAGGGATTGAGGCGATCGCTCAGGCGGCTCAGAATGCAGGTGCCCAAATGAATCAACGACGGCACGATCGCGGCATGCTACCTCGTCCGGTGCGAGCTGTCGTGTTGGGCTTTCCTAATGTGGGCAAGTCAGCGCTGATTAATCGGTTGCTCAAACGGCGAGTGGTGGAGAGTGCGCGGCGAGCAGGGGTAACACGGCAATTGCGCTGGGTGCGAATTTCGGATCAGATTGAACTACTGGATGCTCCTGGGGTTTTGCCCTCCAAGCTCAACGACCAGGAAGCGGCCTTCAAGCTTGCCATCTGTGATGACATTGGGGAAGCCGCCTACGATAACCAGCGGGTCACTTCTACTCTGATTGATTTGATCAAAGGTTTGCAAGCCACTACCCCCGACGCGATCTCAGGCAACCCTTTGCGATCGCGCTACGAGCTAGACCCAGCCGAATTTACAGGCGAATCTTATCTCCATGCTCTAGCAGAGCAAAAATACCAAAATGATGTGGAGAGAACTGCCCGGCAAATCTTAAATGACTTCCGCAAAGGTATCCTCGGCTCCATTGCTTTGGAACTACCACCCAATTAA